One part of the Ralstonia pickettii genome encodes these proteins:
- the thiS gene encoding sulfur carrier protein ThiS, translating to MTLNVTLNDLSLALPLGSTLADAIGAATPQLQIAPPFAASVNGDFVPKARHAQHALKTGDRIALVQPVVGG from the coding sequence ATGACGCTGAACGTCACCCTCAACGACCTGTCGCTGGCCCTGCCTTTGGGCAGCACGCTGGCCGACGCCATTGGTGCGGCCACGCCGCAACTGCAGATCGCGCCGCCATTTGCCGCATCCGTGAATGGCGATTTCGTGCCCAAGGCGCGCCATGCGCAGCACGCGCTCAAGACAGGCGACCGCATTGCACTCGTGCAGCCCGTCGTGGGCGGCTAG
- a CDS encoding VOC family protein: protein MAVQPIPEGYHSVTPYLSIKGAARALDFYKQAFGATELVRMDGPNGTIAHAEIRIGDSPIMMSDEAPDTVCASPDTLQSTSVGLMIYVPNVDAVFANALKAGGTEVRPVVDQFYGDRSGTLKDPFGHVWTVSTHVEDVAPDEMARRMEKWTKEQAAASA from the coding sequence ATGGCGGTCCAGCCCATCCCTGAGGGTTACCACAGCGTCACCCCGTACCTGAGCATCAAAGGCGCCGCGCGCGCCCTCGATTTCTACAAGCAGGCCTTCGGCGCCACCGAGCTCGTTCGCATGGATGGGCCCAACGGCACCATCGCGCACGCTGAAATACGCATCGGCGATTCCCCCATCATGATGTCGGACGAAGCGCCGGACACGGTCTGCGCCAGCCCCGACACGCTGCAGAGCACGTCAGTGGGACTGATGATCTACGTGCCCAACGTCGACGCCGTGTTCGCCAATGCCCTGAAGGCGGGCGGCACGGAAGTCCGTCCTGTGGTGGACCAGTTCTACGGCGACCGCTCCGGCACGCTTAAAGACCCGTTCGGTCACGTGTGGACGGTGTCTACGCATGTGGAAGACGTGGCGCCCGACGAGATGGCCAGGCGCATGGAGAAGTGGACGAAGGAACAGGCAGCAGCGTCGGCCTGA
- the thiC gene encoding phosphomethylpyrimidine synthase ThiC — MPQAKNAPAASFDSLQSELDQKFAYPASSKTYIVGSRPDIRVPMRTIKQTATRTDKGEMLNPPVPVYDTSGPYSDPDVHIDLKAGLAPLRAKWIDERGDTEILSGLSSEYGQTRANDPATAHLRFSHISKPRRAKAGANVSQMHYARRGIITPEMEYVALRESLNLQALQDKPEYRQLLKQHPGFSYGANLPQRPEDITPEFVRAEVAAGRAIIPANINHTELEPMAIGRNFRVKINGNLGNSAVTSSLAEEVEKMVWAIRWGADTIMDLSTGKHIHETREWILRNSPVPIGTVPIYQALDKTGGVAEDLTWEMFRDTLIEQAEQGVDYFTIHAGVLLRYVPLTADRITGIVSRGGSIMAKWCLAHHKENFLYTHFDEICEIMKAYDVSFSLGDGLRPGCIADSNDAAQFGELHTLGELTKKAWEHDVQVMIEGPGHVPLQRVQANMDEELKHCFEAPFYTLGPLVTDIAPGYDHITSGIGAANIGWYGTAMLCYVTPKEHLGLPDKEDVREGIITYKIAAHAADLAKGWPGAQLRDNALSKARFEFRWEDQFNLGLDPEKARAFHDETLPAEGAKIAHFCSMCGPKFCSMKITQEVRDYAATLDANATAAAVNPTAGMEEKSIEFRKSGSKIYS; from the coding sequence ATGCCCCAAGCCAAAAACGCCCCCGCCGCATCGTTCGACTCGCTGCAGTCCGAGCTCGACCAGAAGTTCGCCTATCCGGCCTCCAGCAAGACGTACATCGTCGGCAGCCGCCCGGACATCCGCGTGCCGATGCGCACCATCAAGCAGACCGCCACGCGCACCGACAAGGGCGAGATGCTGAACCCGCCGGTGCCGGTGTACGACACCTCGGGCCCGTACTCCGATCCGGACGTACACATTGACCTGAAGGCTGGCCTCGCCCCGCTGCGCGCCAAGTGGATCGACGAGCGTGGCGATACGGAAATCCTCTCGGGCCTGTCGTCCGAATACGGCCAGACGCGCGCCAACGACCCGGCCACGGCGCACCTGCGCTTCTCGCACATCTCCAAGCCGCGCCGCGCCAAGGCCGGCGCCAACGTGAGCCAGATGCACTACGCGCGCCGCGGCATCATCACGCCCGAGATGGAATACGTCGCGCTGCGCGAATCGCTGAACCTGCAGGCGCTGCAAGACAAGCCCGAGTACCGCCAACTGCTCAAGCAGCATCCGGGCTTCTCGTACGGCGCGAACCTGCCGCAGCGCCCGGAAGACATCACGCCGGAATTCGTCCGTGCCGAAGTCGCCGCGGGCCGCGCGATCATCCCCGCCAACATCAACCATACCGAGCTGGAGCCGATGGCCATCGGCCGCAACTTCCGCGTGAAGATCAACGGCAACCTCGGCAACTCGGCGGTCACGTCGTCGCTGGCCGAGGAAGTGGAAAAGATGGTGTGGGCGATCCGCTGGGGCGCCGACACGATCATGGATTTGTCCACCGGCAAGCACATCCATGAGACGCGCGAATGGATCCTGCGCAACTCGCCGGTGCCCATCGGCACGGTGCCCATCTACCAGGCGCTGGACAAGACCGGCGGCGTGGCTGAAGACCTGACGTGGGAGATGTTCCGCGACACGCTGATCGAGCAAGCCGAGCAAGGCGTGGACTACTTCACCATCCACGCCGGCGTGCTGCTGCGCTACGTGCCGCTCACGGCCGACCGCATCACGGGCATCGTCTCGCGCGGTGGTTCGATCATGGCCAAGTGGTGCCTGGCCCATCACAAGGAAAACTTCCTGTACACGCACTTCGACGAGATCTGCGAAATCATGAAGGCGTACGACGTGTCGTTCAGCCTGGGTGATGGCTTGCGCCCCGGTTGCATTGCCGACTCGAACGACGCCGCGCAATTCGGCGAGCTGCACACGCTGGGCGAACTGACCAAGAAGGCGTGGGAGCACGACGTGCAGGTCATGATCGAAGGCCCGGGCCACGTGCCGCTGCAGCGCGTGCAGGCCAACATGGACGAAGAGCTGAAGCACTGCTTCGAAGCGCCGTTCTACACGCTTGGGCCCCTGGTGACCGACATCGCCCCGGGCTATGACCACATCACCAGCGGCATCGGCGCGGCCAACATCGGCTGGTACGGCACCGCCATGCTGTGCTACGTCACGCCCAAGGAACACCTGGGCCTGCCCGACAAGGAAGACGTGCGCGAAGGCATCATCACCTACAAGATCGCCGCGCATGCGGCCGACCTTGCCAAGGGCTGGCCGGGTGCACAGCTGCGTGACAACGCGCTGTCGAAGGCGCGCTTCGAATTCCGCTGGGAAGACCAGTTCAACCTCGGCCTCGATCCGGAGAAGGCGCGCGCCTTCCACGATGAAACGCTGCCGGCCGAGGGCGCCAAGATCGCGCACTTCTGTTCGATGTGCGGTCCGAAGTTCTGCTCGATGAAGATCACGCAGGAAGTGCGCGACTACGCGGCCACGCTCGACGCCAACGCCACCGCCGCCGCAGTTAACCCAACTGCGGGCATGGAAGAGAAGTCGATCGAGTTCCGCAAGAGCGGCAGCAAGATCTACAGCTAA
- a CDS encoding acyl-CoA dehydrogenase family protein: MPTEATHRVFNQVPDLTGFNPFTSDTTLQGALERLGGGWNAGALQAFGDQLGAPETLQWAAEANTYHPELHTHSRTGERIDAIRFAPAWHALLGLMRSQGLQALPFADPRAGAWAARTAGYFMQAQIESGTLCPATMTFASIPVLQKETALFADLGPRLYAREHDARDLPWRQKTAILVGMGMTEKQGGSDVRSNTTVATPLRGEGRGATYAITGHKWFFSAPMCDAHLVVARMGAEDGPLSCFFVPRFRDDGSKNPIQIQRLKDKLGNRSNASSEVEFRGAEGILIGEEGRGIPTIIEMATHTRLDCVIGSAAILRHALMQALHHARHRMAFGRLLADQPLMRNVLADLALESQAATLLMMELGNAFERADVDPLAAAWKRIVTPAAKFWVCKRTIEATGEAMEVWGGNGYVEEGPMARLYREAPVNSIWEGSGNVMCLDVLRAIARTPDDALRLVHDIGERAQGHRAVRAELAALQAMLHQPGDIQETSARRIAQGLALTAQAALMLAYAHPDDAERFIASRFHHQHGRVFGTLDGHAQELGAVLQRAWPV; encoded by the coding sequence ATGCCCACAGAGGCCACCCACCGCGTCTTCAACCAGGTCCCGGACCTGACCGGCTTCAACCCCTTCACGTCCGACACCACGCTGCAAGGTGCGCTCGAACGCCTGGGCGGCGGCTGGAACGCCGGCGCGCTGCAAGCGTTCGGTGACCAGCTCGGCGCGCCCGAGACGCTGCAGTGGGCCGCGGAGGCCAACACCTATCACCCTGAACTCCACACCCACAGCCGCACCGGCGAGCGAATCGATGCCATCCGCTTCGCCCCCGCCTGGCACGCGCTGCTCGGCCTGATGCGCAGCCAGGGGCTGCAGGCGCTGCCGTTCGCCGACCCGCGCGCGGGTGCATGGGCGGCGCGCACCGCCGGTTACTTCATGCAGGCGCAGATCGAATCCGGCACGCTGTGCCCGGCGACGATGACGTTCGCCAGCATCCCCGTCCTGCAGAAAGAGACCGCGCTGTTTGCCGATCTGGGGCCGCGTCTCTACGCCCGGGAGCACGACGCACGCGATCTGCCGTGGCGCCAGAAGACCGCCATCCTCGTCGGCATGGGCATGACTGAAAAGCAAGGCGGCTCCGATGTGCGTAGCAACACCACGGTGGCAACGCCCTTGCGCGGCGAGGGCCGTGGCGCAACGTACGCCATCACCGGCCACAAGTGGTTCTTCTCTGCGCCGATGTGCGATGCACACCTGGTGGTCGCGCGCATGGGCGCAGAAGACGGCCCGCTGTCGTGCTTCTTCGTGCCGCGCTTTCGCGATGACGGCAGCAAGAACCCGATCCAGATCCAGCGCCTGAAAGACAAGCTCGGCAACCGCTCGAACGCCAGCAGCGAAGTGGAGTTCCGCGGCGCCGAGGGCATCCTCATCGGCGAAGAAGGACGCGGCATTCCGACCATCATCGAGATGGCGACGCACACGCGGCTCGATTGCGTGATCGGCAGCGCGGCCATCCTGCGCCACGCGCTGATGCAGGCGCTGCACCACGCACGCCACCGCATGGCGTTCGGTCGCCTGCTGGCCGACCAACCGCTGATGCGCAACGTACTGGCCGATCTCGCGCTCGAATCGCAAGCGGCAACGTTGCTGATGATGGAACTGGGCAACGCGTTCGAGCGCGCCGATGTCGATCCGCTGGCCGCAGCGTGGAAGCGCATCGTCACGCCCGCGGCTAAGTTCTGGGTCTGCAAGCGCACCATCGAAGCAACCGGCGAGGCCATGGAAGTCTGGGGCGGCAACGGCTATGTCGAAGAAGGCCCGATGGCGCGTCTGTACCGCGAGGCGCCGGTCAATTCCATCTGGGAAGGCTCGGGCAACGTGATGTGCCTGGACGTGCTGCGCGCCATCGCCCGCACGCCGGACGATGCGTTGCGCCTGGTGCACGACATTGGCGAGCGCGCGCAGGGCCACCGTGCCGTGCGTGCGGAGCTGGCCGCGCTGCAGGCGATGCTGCATCAGCCGGGCGACATCCAGGAAACCTCCGCACGCCGCATCGCGCAGGGGCTGGCGCTGACGGCACAGGCTGCGCTGATGCTGGCGTACGCCCACCCGGACGACGCCGAGCGCTTTATCGCCAGCCGCTTCCATCATCAACACGGCCGCGTGTTTGGCACGCTCGATGGACACGCGCAGGAACTGGGCGCAGTGCTGCAACGCGCGTGGCCCGTGTAG
- a CDS encoding FAD-dependent oxidoreductase, with protein sequence MPTPTSFDVTILGGGLAGRLCAWQLAQTGVPPARIALVDRGPRDGSGAAAYVAAAMLAPLAEAAVADRFVVDLGLASLALWRDWLPKLRTPVFFQEAGTLVVWHATDRGEASLFANHVRNAAPPERVAADLRAVDASGIAQLEPLLAQRFTQGLYLAGEGQLDPRGVLDALATELEALGVQLRWNTEVVDPSPDALAAAGLGARLVLDCRGLGAKPQWPRLRGLRGEVARIHAPDVSLTRPVRMLHPRYPLYIAPKPGNVYVIGATELESDDMSPASVRSTLELLSAAYAVHPAFGEARVLELNTQCRPTLPDHRPAVRWDGAGTLSVNGLYRHGYMIAPAVTQAAVAAACDVLDGCAFDTDDCEWPELFAAAASPEPVLS encoded by the coding sequence ATGCCAACCCCAACTTCATTCGACGTAACGATCCTCGGTGGCGGCCTCGCCGGCCGCCTGTGTGCCTGGCAACTCGCGCAGACGGGGGTGCCCCCCGCGCGCATTGCCTTGGTGGATCGCGGTCCGCGTGACGGCAGCGGTGCCGCGGCGTACGTTGCCGCGGCCATGCTGGCGCCGCTTGCCGAAGCCGCCGTGGCCGATCGTTTTGTCGTGGACTTGGGGTTGGCAAGCCTGGCGCTGTGGCGCGATTGGTTGCCCAAGCTGCGTACGCCGGTCTTCTTCCAGGAGGCCGGCACGCTGGTGGTGTGGCATGCGACGGACCGTGGTGAGGCGTCACTGTTTGCCAACCACGTGCGCAATGCCGCGCCGCCCGAGCGCGTGGCCGCCGATCTGCGTGCCGTGGACGCGTCCGGCATTGCCCAACTCGAGCCGCTGCTCGCACAACGCTTCACGCAGGGGTTATATCTCGCTGGCGAAGGTCAGCTTGACCCGCGCGGCGTGTTGGATGCGCTGGCGACCGAGCTGGAAGCGCTCGGCGTGCAACTGCGCTGGAATACCGAGGTTGTCGATCCGAGCCCCGACGCACTGGCTGCCGCCGGGCTGGGTGCGCGCCTGGTGCTCGATTGCCGGGGCCTCGGTGCCAAGCCGCAGTGGCCGCGACTGCGTGGCCTGCGCGGCGAAGTGGCGCGCATCCATGCGCCGGACGTGTCGCTCACGCGGCCGGTGCGCATGCTGCATCCGCGCTACCCGCTCTACATCGCGCCCAAGCCGGGCAATGTCTACGTGATCGGCGCGACCGAGCTGGAATCCGACGACATGTCGCCAGCAAGCGTGCGCTCCACGCTGGAATTGCTGTCTGCGGCCTACGCCGTGCACCCCGCGTTTGGCGAGGCGCGCGTGCTGGAGCTGAACACGCAGTGCCGCCCGACGCTGCCGGACCACCGTCCGGCAGTCCGCTGGGATGGCGCTGGCACGTTGTCGGTCAATGGCCTGTACCGGCACGGCTACATGATCGCGCCCGCCGTCACCCAAGCGGCGGTGGCAGCGGCGTGCGACGTGCTGGACGGCTGTGCCTTCGATACGGACGACTGCGAATGGCCCGAGCTATTCGCCGCCGCTGCATCGCCTGAACCTGTTTTGTCATGA
- a CDS encoding thiamine phosphate synthase, translated as MSLSALRFSAAWPEAAALAAQIVDRHAEAFGRASHAWSVTDRADEATSAATVLLTTDAGQAERARSAGAAVVLTAVEGDLLIDTVHDRLGTYRFTSAAQGDAFDARFVAVFGAALALAFEPRDALCVARAWIAEANADALAWPTQFDALPRVLEPALPCPTAADLAFALGPTQLGVYAVVPDADWVARLVALKVPTVQLRFKSDDAQAVVDQVRRAEAAARGSATRLFINDHWQVALDVYTQAPNSGIYGIHLGQEDIDEADLVAIRSAGLRLGISTHGFAEMLRVAPLNPSYLALGAVFATPTKTMPTVPQGLGRLFAYAAAMRTREPAPALVAIGGIDLAAMPRVLESGVGSVAVVRAITQAADVPAAVDALQATFAAHVRA; from the coding sequence ATGAGCCTGTCTGCCTTGCGTTTTTCCGCTGCGTGGCCGGAAGCGGCCGCGCTTGCCGCACAGATCGTCGATCGCCATGCGGAGGCCTTTGGCCGCGCGTCGCATGCCTGGAGCGTGACCGACCGTGCTGACGAAGCCACGAGCGCCGCCACGGTCCTGCTGACAACGGATGCGGGGCAAGCCGAACGCGCGCGCTCCGCTGGCGCCGCGGTTGTGCTGACGGCAGTGGAAGGCGACCTGCTCATCGACACTGTGCACGATCGCCTCGGCACGTACCGCTTCACGTCTGCGGCGCAGGGCGATGCATTCGATGCGCGCTTCGTCGCCGTCTTCGGTGCGGCACTGGCGCTGGCATTCGAACCGCGCGATGCGCTATGCGTGGCGCGCGCGTGGATCGCCGAAGCGAATGCCGATGCGCTGGCCTGGCCCACGCAATTTGATGCCTTGCCCCGCGTGCTCGAACCGGCGTTGCCGTGCCCGACCGCAGCGGACCTTGCCTTTGCGCTGGGCCCGACGCAACTGGGCGTCTACGCTGTCGTGCCGGATGCGGACTGGGTGGCGCGCCTCGTCGCGCTCAAGGTGCCGACGGTGCAATTGCGCTTCAAGTCGGACGACGCGCAAGCCGTGGTCGACCAGGTGCGCCGGGCAGAAGCCGCAGCGCGCGGCAGCGCCACGCGCCTGTTCATCAACGACCACTGGCAAGTCGCGCTTGACGTGTACACGCAGGCGCCCAACAGCGGCATCTACGGCATTCACCTCGGCCAGGAAGACATCGACGAAGCTGACCTGGTGGCGATTCGCTCGGCCGGACTTCGCCTTGGCATCAGCACGCACGGCTTTGCCGAAATGCTGCGCGTCGCCCCGCTGAACCCGAGCTACCTTGCGCTCGGCGCTGTGTTTGCCACGCCCACCAAGACCATGCCGACCGTGCCGCAGGGCCTCGGCCGACTGTTCGCCTACGCGGCGGCCATGCGCACGCGCGAGCCCGCACCGGCGCTGGTGGCCATCGGCGGCATCGATCTGGCAGCGATGCCGCGCGTGCTGGAATCGGGCGTGGGCTCCGTGGCGGTGGTGCGCGCCATCACCCAGGCGGCCGATGTGCCGGCTGCGGTGGATGCCCTGCAAGCGACGTTCGCGGCGCACGTGCGCGCGTAA
- a CDS encoding thiazole synthase produces MTTTNLSAVTDPLRLYDETFSSRLLLGTARYPSPQSLEDAVRVSNPAMLTVALRRQSAGSPEGGAGFWKMLRELGVPVLPNTAGCYSADEAYTLAQMSREVFETDWIKLEVIGDDYTLQPDTLALPAAAERLIRDGFKVLPYCTEDLVLCRRLLDVGCQALMPWAAPIGTGRGPTNPYGLRLLRERLPNVPLIVDAGLGVPSHATQVMEWGYDAVLLNTAVAQAGDPVAMAQAFALATQAGRLARLSGPMPERDVAQASTPVVGLPFWHAEERSA; encoded by the coding sequence ATGACCACTACGAACCTGTCCGCCGTGACTGACCCACTGCGCCTCTACGACGAAACCTTCTCCTCGCGCCTGCTGCTCGGCACGGCACGTTACCCGTCGCCGCAATCGCTGGAAGACGCCGTGCGTGTTTCCAACCCGGCCATGCTGACGGTGGCGCTGCGCCGCCAGAGCGCGGGCTCGCCCGAGGGCGGCGCCGGCTTCTGGAAGATGCTGCGCGAACTCGGCGTGCCGGTGCTGCCGAACACCGCTGGCTGCTATTCCGCCGACGAGGCTTATACCCTCGCGCAAATGTCGCGCGAAGTGTTCGAGACCGACTGGATCAAGCTCGAAGTCATCGGCGACGACTACACGCTGCAGCCCGACACGCTCGCGCTGCCGGCTGCGGCCGAACGCCTCATCCGCGACGGCTTCAAGGTCCTGCCGTACTGCACCGAAGACCTCGTGCTGTGCCGCCGCCTGCTCGACGTCGGCTGCCAGGCGCTGATGCCGTGGGCCGCACCCATCGGCACCGGCCGCGGGCCCACCAACCCGTACGGCCTGCGCCTGCTGCGCGAGCGCCTGCCCAACGTACCGCTCATCGTCGATGCGGGCCTGGGTGTGCCGTCGCACGCGACACAGGTGATGGAATGGGGCTACGACGCCGTGCTGCTCAACACCGCTGTCGCCCAAGCCGGCGACCCGGTCGCGATGGCGCAGGCGTTTGCGTTGGCCACGCAGGCCGGTCGCCTTGCACGGCTGTCCGGCCCGATGCCTGAGCGTGATGTCGCGCAGGCCAGCACGCCGGTTGTTGGGTTGCCGTTCTGGCATGCCGAAGAGAGAAGCGCATGA
- a CDS encoding NAD(P)H-dependent flavin oxidoreductase: protein MLERRFTLAGRSLVPIVQGGMGVGISAHRLAGAVAREGGVGTIASIDLRHHHADLVAATEKSRDKDAINAANLVALDREIRAAREASQGNGMIAVNVMKAVESHPALVRQACESGADAIVMGAGLPLDLPEMTAEHPKVALIPILSDSRGVGVVLKRWMKKSRLPDAVVIEHPSHAGGHLGAARIEDLRDERFSFARVLDECRELFIKLGLAAEQIPIILAGGIDSHAKVKHWLDKGAAAVQLGTAFAVTEEGDAHVRFKRVLTGAEQGDIGEFVSVAGLPARAVMTPWLSRYLSRESALQAKAKVRDCLQGFDCLQTCGLRDGIGKVGQFCIDLKLAQALRGDVERGLFFRGAGKLPFGQAIRPVRELMHYLLTGEKPVRSGTWLKTRWVASVGIWGLLAWRFWVCGPW, encoded by the coding sequence ATGCTGGAGCGTCGGTTCACACTGGCGGGGCGCAGCCTCGTACCCATCGTGCAGGGCGGGATGGGCGTGGGTATTTCGGCGCACCGGCTGGCCGGCGCCGTGGCACGCGAAGGCGGCGTGGGCACCATCGCCAGCATCGACTTGCGGCATCACCACGCAGACCTTGTTGCCGCGACTGAAAAATCGCGCGACAAGGACGCCATCAACGCCGCCAACCTCGTCGCGCTGGACCGCGAGATCCGCGCCGCGCGTGAAGCCAGCCAAGGCAACGGCATGATCGCCGTGAACGTGATGAAGGCGGTGGAATCGCACCCGGCGCTGGTGCGGCAGGCGTGCGAGAGCGGCGCCGATGCAATCGTCATGGGCGCAGGCCTGCCGCTCGATCTGCCGGAGATGACGGCGGAGCATCCGAAGGTGGCGCTTATCCCGATCCTTTCCGACTCGCGCGGCGTGGGCGTGGTGCTCAAGCGGTGGATGAAGAAATCGCGCTTGCCCGATGCGGTGGTGATCGAGCACCCGTCGCACGCCGGCGGCCACCTGGGCGCGGCCCGCATCGAAGATCTGCGCGACGAGCGCTTTTCGTTCGCGCGCGTGCTGGACGAATGCCGTGAACTGTTCATCAAGCTGGGGCTGGCTGCGGAACAGATTCCGATCATCCTGGCGGGCGGCATCGATTCGCATGCCAAGGTGAAGCACTGGCTCGACAAGGGCGCCGCTGCGGTGCAGCTCGGTACGGCGTTTGCGGTGACGGAAGAGGGCGATGCGCACGTGCGCTTCAAGCGGGTGCTGACGGGTGCGGAGCAAGGGGATATCGGCGAGTTTGTCAGCGTGGCTGGGTTGCCGGCGCGGGCCGTGATGACGCCTTGGCTGTCGCGTTATCTCTCACGCGAAAGCGCGCTGCAGGCCAAGGCCAAGGTGCGGGATTGTCTGCAGGGGTTCGATTGTTTGCAGACCTGCGGGCTGCGGGATGGGATTGGCAAGGTCGGGCAGTTCTGCATCGACCTGAAGCTGGCGCAGGCACTTCGGGGGGATGTGGAGCGCGGGCTGTTTTTCCGTGGCGCTGGGAAGTTGCCGTTTGGGCAGGCGATTCGGCCGGTGCGGGAGCTGATGCATTACTTGTTGACGGGGGAGAAGCCGGTCAGGTCCGGGACCTGGTTGAAGACGCGGTGGGTGGCCTCTGTGGGCATTTGGGGTCTCCTGGCGTGGCGCTTTTGGGTGTGTGGGCCATGGTAG